A single window of Montipora capricornis isolate CH-2021 chromosome 14, ASM3666992v2, whole genome shotgun sequence DNA harbors:
- the LOC138031343 gene encoding proline-rich protein 36-like — MKTVLILTLGERTMLVISLGMSIIALSAGGGLHGDGTQSATSKVLQSKKEQSWAKPSFLWDLWNKQKPLQRNISDHKHRNGSIFWTAQMKHLGKAMIASLNGSSSSKENVGTDFIGRRNNLQLVISHDATHSLYDSRLYKKQLTNNKDPKIDDEPYIVLPPDNTISTKEEAFKLDEEVDSAKAENPTPTTKATETTLPTQIPIITTSTMTQTTPPVTTRMVTSITTIRPTTTDHDRPSTRMVTSTTSIRPTTLPPPLTTIAAEKTQEIAIQTETLNRTVPTSPTNINLNLEITSPEERSEAEEQEGAEAKPTIRSVSSLIPQEESPEQPMPKIIIAAMPPVSDTSQNQQPPMIAAQPSQLQPQPQIIVIPQPTSGPPVVAPQKAQPQPQYVIVAPQPTSPPPPLVLHQPISVPVSVNYPSPPSSLSEGSPSSIYVSQGSPPQAVIAAPFTVNAAPMSAASPSKVIVSSFPPASITVNSPPSNLPAGESYPMLSPSLFGLNPMSLLSRQIIPQSGPLNPMNTGGLPIPMIPAWPGITLPFGQQFQLPQSSALAPAPLLPSLPQGYDPLVYSSLTGMFANAIRNALVQPEPYSLAAALALGANQAQAKNQPLDILTAALTQALAQNIQQGLQPISNTKLIQALSQAISQVQSPGTGMTSNPPYPPQNQPPPQRQPPPPPPPQIPQPPPPNAQQPAVYVPTSVSAYPAIPYSEPSRDARSDKTSDRFSFDKVGKALAQALVKAARKIASRNAQLTTYRLKESRGRHRDRDYKHFRERSFVPSLHLHSPDLNYKTYNTATKSTGDDDMKEYFSFFVLSGEEFYPLVAFYGVVDNCLFFEF; from the exons ATGAAAACTGTGTTGATTCTTACATTAGGAGAGCGTACAATGTTGGTCATCTCGCTTGGCATGTCTATAATAGCTTTGTCGGCAGGAGGTGGTCTTCATGGGGACGGAACCCAGTCAGCGACATCGAAAGTTCTGCAAAGCAAGAAAGAACAGAGTTGGGCAAAACCCTCTTTCCTTTGGGACCTGTGGAACAAGCAAAAGCCTTTGCAACGTAATATTAGTGATCACAAGCACCGAAATGGTTCTATCTTTTGGACGGCACAAATGAAGCACTTAGGGAAGGCAATGATAGCTTCCCTAAACGGTAGCTCATCATCTAAAGAAAACGTAGGTACTG ATTTCATTGGACGAAGAAACAATCTGCAGCTTGTAATTAGTCACGATGCAACACATTCACTGTATGACTCTAGACTGTACAAAAAGCAGCTTACAAACAACAAGGATCCCAAAATCGACGACGAGCCCTACATTGTGTTGCCTCCAGATAACACCATCAGTACAAAAGAGGAAGCCTTTAAACTGGACGAGGAAGTGGATTCGGCGAAAGCTGAAAATCCAACGCCGACCACTAAGGCTACGGAAACTACGCTGCCGACGCAAATTCCGATCATCACAACTTCAACGATGACTCAAACGACTCCTCCTGTCACCACTCGGATGGTAACGTCTATTACGACCATTCGTCCGACCACGACCGATCACGACCGACCATCAACTCGGATGGTAACGTCTACTACATCCATTCGTCCGACCACGCTTCCACCACCTTTAACTACAATAGCAGCAGAGAAGACGCAAGAGATCGCAATTCAGACTGAGACGCTGAATAGAACGGTCCCAACCAGTCCAACAAACATAAATCTGAACTTGGAAATCACCAGTCCTGAAGAAAGAAGCGAAGCTGAGGAACAAGAAGGTGCCGAAGCCAAGCCGACAATTCGGAGTGTCTCTTCTTTAATTCCTCAGGAAGAATCGCCGGAACAGCCCATGCCAAAGATAATCATCGCGGCCATGCCTCCCGTGTCGGATACATCCCAGAATCAACAACCTCCGATGATAGCTGCACAGCCCAGTCAACTCCAACCTCAGCCACAAATTATAGTAATACCACAACCGACCTCCGGACCTCCTGTAGTCGCGCCGCAAAAAGCACAACCCCAACCACAATATGTTATAGTAGCGCCACAACCTACCAGCCCCCCACCGCCATTAGTATTACATCAGCCTATTTCCGTCCCTGTTAGCGTAAATTATCCATCTCCTCCTTCTTCTTTATCGGAGGGTTCTCCTTCTTCAATCTATGTATCGCAAGGTTCGCCTCCTCAAGCGGTGATAGCGGCTCCGTTTACTGTAAATGCTGCACCTATGAGCGCTGCCTCTCCTTCTAAGGTGATCGTTTCGTCGTTCCCGCCTGCTTCAATAACGGTGAATTCTCCCCCGTCTAATCTCCCTGCGGGAGAAAGTTACCCTATGCTGTCTCCCTCGCTATTCGGTTTGAACCCAATGAGCCTATTATCGAGACAAATAATTCCTCAATCAGGACCCTTAAACCCAATGAACACAGGTGGCCTTCCAATCCCGATGATCCCAGCTTGGCCGGGTATCACTTTGCCCTTCGGACAGCAGTTCCAGCTGCCGCAGTCTTCGGCTTTGGCACCAGCGCCTCTTTTACCGTCGTTACCTCAAGGGTACGATCCACTGGTTTATAGCAGTCTCACGGGGATGTTTGCCAACGCGATTCGTAATGCCCTCGTCCAACCCGAGCCATATTCTCTTGCGGCAGCATTAGCTCTCGGTGCAAACCAAGCTCAAGCCAAAAACCAGCCCCTTGATATTCTCACTGCTGCTTTGACACAGGCATTGGCTCAAAATATTCAGCAAGGACTCCAACCAATTAGCAACACCAAATTAATACAGGCACTATCACAGGCCATATCACAGGTACAATCACCTGGAACAGGAATGACGAGTAATCCTCCATACCCTCCTCAGAATCAACCCCCGCCACAGCGGCAACCGCctccacccccacccccacaAATACCTCAACCGCCACCTCCAAACGCACAGCAACCAGCTGTATACGTCCCAACATCAGTAAGTGCATATCCTGCCATTCCTTACTCCGAGCCGTCAAGAGACGCTAGGTCTGACAAAACAAGCGATAGATTTTCCTTTGACAAGGTCGGAAAGGCCCTAGCTCAAGCACTCGTCAAGGCGGCTAGGAAGATTGCCAGTCGCAATGCGCAGCTGACAACCTATAGACTCAAAGAGTCTCGCGGCAGACATCGTGATCGAGATTATAAACATTTTAGAGAGCGTTCCTTCGTTCCTTCGTTACATCTGCACTCACCAGATCTAAATTATAAAACATATAACACCGCCACGAAAAGTACAGGCGACGACGATATGAAagagtatttttcttttttcgtgctTTCTGGAGAAGAATTTTACCCCCTTGTCGCGTTTTATGGTGTTGTAGataattgtttgtttttcgaattcTGA
- the LOC138032514 gene encoding PPE family protein PPE10-like, with protein MKISLLWILLNTAVLQASTKEPTLRCQNGKLKFLNKVLLIGSRCRDKKDARTVHQDELSKTHAEVKKIGNQSQSASRLWKTPKAIIVKVNGQNVYNGEGGTPNEKDKPTPSPVPQPAPSSPAPAPLHLETHNINLHINLTKPPNPLTKAYHQPIVISPPPGSVPQLQPQPRPIIAIVPQPVQPPQGQVQPQPASQVIPVVVAPPTTPTPEKNGESSLKKLLLAAALLKGMGGSQSSEGNSQALPSVLSNPLAAISSTLPQGGRVYPQIATTQLGFPAQVGGLNWPNVGPLNQNLRNPVLGTQNLGYPAMANQNLGYPSGATNMGYPAGGQQNMGYPAGGNPNMGYPAGGNPNMGYPAGGNPNMGYPAGGNPNMGYPAGGNTNMGYPAGGNTNMGYPAGGNSNMGYPAGGNSNMGYPAGGNTNMGYPAGGNTNMGYPAGGNPNLGYPAGGNLNMGYPAGGNTNVGYPAGGNPNMGYPAGNPPSGKTGMGPPGGRQQDDPSGVNMLPATISNFLSGPPPTPSTVTNQNAGDSPAGNTTPLQGQNTANELTPGEVRPSATSPVAVVPETSPMSSCWCGCEADCAQSCDLCNSSPTNAYSYNTNYTGIDNNSGTMLPDITD; from the exons ATGAAAATATCTTTGTTATGGATCCTCTTAAACACTGCAGTTTTGCAGGCGTCGACAAAAGAGCCAACATTAAGATGTCAAAACGGTAAACTTAAGTTCTTGAACAAAGTCCTGCTGATTGGGTCAAGATGTCGGGACAAAAAAGATGCTAGAACAGTGCACCAAGATG AACTATCCAAGACTCACGCTGAGGTAAAGAAGATTGGAAATCAATCGCAAAGTGCTTCTCGACTTTGGAAAACACCTAAAGCGATTATTGTCAAAGTAAATGGACAAAACGTTTACAATGGCGAAGGTGGAACACCAAACGAGAAAGACAAACCCACTCCTTCACCAGTTCCGCAGCCAGCACCTTCTTCTCCAGCTCCAGCCCCACTTCATCTGGAAACACACAACATAAATCTGCATATTAACCTGACAAAACCTCCGAATCCTCTCACAAAGGCATATCATCAACCAATTGTGATATCACCACCGCCTGGAAGCGTACCTCAGCTTCAGCCGCAGCCAAGGCCAATTATAGCCATTGTGCCCCAGCCAGTGCAACCTCCTCAGGGCCAAGTTCAACCTCAGCCGGCTTCCCAAGTAATACCTGTTGTCGTGGCTCCGCCAACAACACCTACCCCCGAAAAAAATGGCGAATCGAGTCTTAAGAAACTATTATTGGCTGCAGCATTGCTGAAGGGAATGGGTGGGTCGCAGTCGTCTGAAGGGAATTCGCAAGCATTACCATCAGTACTATCGAACCCACTTGCAGCAATAAGCTCAACTCTTCCTCAAGGCGGAAGGGTATATCCCCAGATTGCTACCACACAGTTGGGCTTTCCTGCCCAAGTCGGAGGGCTAAATTGGCCTAATGTAGGTCCTCTTAATCAGAATTTAAGAAATCCAGTTCTTGGAACTCAAAACTTGGGGTATCCGGCTATGGCTAACCAAAACCTAGGTTACCCAAGCGGTGCAACTAACATGGGATATCCTGCAGGTGGACAACAAAATATGGGATATCCAGCCGGTGGGAACCCCAACATGGGTTATCCAGCCGGTGGGAACCCCAACATGGGATATCCAGCCGGTGGGAACCCCAACATGGGATATCCAGCCGGTGGGAATCCCAACATGGGATATCCAGCCGGTGGAAATACAAACATGGGTTATCCAGCCGGTGGGAATACAAACATGGGTTATCCAGCCGGTGGGAATTCCAACATGGGATATCCAGCCGGTGGGAATTCCAACATGGGATATCCAGCCGGTGGAAATACAAACATGGGTTATCCAGCAGGTGGGAATACAAACATGGGTTATCCAGCCGGTGGGAATCCCAACTTGGGATATCCAGCCGGTGGAAATCTCAACATGGGATATCCAGCCGGTGGAAATACCAACGTGGGATATCCAGCTGGCGGGAACCCAAATATGGGTTATCCGGCGGGGAATCCTCCCAGTGGGAAAACGGGCATGGGGCCCCCAGGAGGAAGACAACAAGATGATCCAAGCGGTGTTAATATGTTACCAGCCACTATATCTAATTTCCTAAGCGGTCCTCCTCCAACACCCTCAACCGTCACCAATCAAAACGCCGGGGATTCACCGGCGGGTAACACTACTCCGTtgcaaggtcaaaatacggcaaATGAGTTAACACCTGGGGAGGTACGTCCATCAGCTACGTCCCCGGTAGCGGTAGTTCCTGAGACAAGCCCTATGAGTTCCTGCTGGTGTGGATGCGAAGCCGACTGCGCTCAGTCGTGTGACCTCTGCAATAGCAGTCCAACAAACGCTTACAGTTACAACACCAATTACACTGGAATTGATAACAACAGTGGAACCATGCTACCTGACATCACTGATTAG